The Colias croceus chromosome 6, ilColCroc2.1 genome contains the following window.
AAAACTAAAATCGaaagattttgtttatttagtaGGTAACCAATTTTTCGTCCTAGGTTAGTATTAGTTGTGGTATTAGTCTTTCTCTTTCTTGACAACACGACGGATATTGTAGCTGCTGCTAATTGTTTTAGGTCGCAGGCGTTTTGTATTAATTCACCGTTTACAAAtgcatttttttgtaatatagtGAGGATTTACGGAGTTCCTGTTTCTATGTAGTTGAAAAAGAACATGAACATattagggtcattgcgcctgttcgcgtccacatgcctattcgcgtccattttgcggatatCTTCTAATGTTAAAAAGAatcatttacatttaaaacatatgaaaaaaaaacaggttaatacggaaccctcggtGTGCGAGTCCCACTCGcatttggccggtttttattaaataactatattcgtaaataaataatttattaaaatctaatttttatttgcatttatctgaCAAAATATTACCCAATACACTCATAATTCcttttctaagctggtggacgcgaactggtccacgggtggacgcaaactggaatttttggacgcgaactgggtaaaacgcctaattctgctatttgtctagataaaataaaaccacatgatatttccaacacaattgaaagtaaatcttaaaatagactatgtaatgaacacgtttcataaattttgcgttgaaatttgttctggaacatttttattttctccttcaaacattccaactgcactaagtggacgcgaactggcgcAATTACCCTATGTCGAGCGTTTCTAAACGgcgttataatataatttgccTGCGACATTTATTAGTACAATTTACTAGCTGGCattcaaactattttcttatGCCGTGGTGGACGATGGGATTTAAACATTCTTTTTCACTTAATTGAGTAGGTAAAGCATTAGACTGATCACTGATATACAAAGATGGTCAAGACTCAGAACAGATTTATTAAGTTaccaaattatattaaatgtattttttaactctcgaaaaaaaggaaaagaattaaaattaaaaaactgtaCAAGTATCAGTAATAAATGTttcgaaaatttattatttttgatagtTCAAAACTTGGCCAGCATACCAATGCAGGATTGTACATTATACATCACAAACTGTGTAAGTACACAGGTATTTTTGTTCCGACTGTTTAGTCTCGAAGAGGGTGCAGGTTTCTCAATGCATTTAGTCACATATGAAGTCCACAGTTAAGCaacattacatttaaaaaaaaggtaattttcataatatattctgCAATGATTCATCCAGTGTCCAAAATCAATGTCTATTTTATGCCAATGTTCTGTTGATATATACTTGAAGTACATTATTTGGACCTAGAGCATTTGCCAACCCATTGAACCTCTAAAAATCttctatatttttctaaatattattttgccaGTGAAGTTTTTCTCAAACTTTCTTTATCTGTAGTTGGTTgttgattataaatatacatcaAGTTTATTGAAAGGATTGACTCCACTTTATTTTACATGTActcaaaacaattttatgttttcagAGGGTACATTTTGCAACAAAAATTGACTTCTAAAGTGTTCCATAAAAGCACTAGATCCACAGAccaaatattgatttttgtttatttgaggGAATTGTTTTATATCTTCAAAGTTAAGACGTCTGTTTATAATAGGTTcttcatatttcatatcaacTTCCAACAAGCATTGACTCAAGTAAACTTCGTATTTAAAATTCCAATAAGATTTATATGCATATAATTCCTCTCTGAATAAAATTGTTTCCATAGATTGACAGCagaagtataaaataattttagttagATCATCTTCATTCAGTAAAATGCTTTCTATTATAGACATAAAAGGTGCAATGCCTGTCCCTTGTGCtaccataattatattattatacttatttggTGTAACTTCATAAGAATCACAAGGTCCTCTCCAATATGTTAAATCTCCCTccactaaattaaataaataattggatACTAAGCCATTGGAATATTTCTTGACAATAATAGAGAAATCAAAATTGTTAAACTCTTgttgctttaattttattggagTGTATGCTCGTGAGCACTTCATACTCTTTGATTTGTATAAAACGAAAAAATGATCACCAGGCTTCCACCAGACTCTATGACCATCTACTTTTcgtttgaattttattatcttgtgTGAAGtgcatacattaaaaatttcagtaacaacaaatactgtatacTCCAGCTGTAAAATACCATTGTCATTTTccttttcaacatttttattgctatctTTTAACTTTTCGTATAATTTCAACTGCTTTTCAtatatatcaaaaatacaagGATTACAACCACTATTGCAACAATCTTCTTTACTTGGTTCAACTGGTGGTATCATGATCG
Protein-coding sequences here:
- the LOC123692906 gene encoding NADH-cytochrome b5 reductase-like, whose product is MIPPVEPSKEDCCNSGCNPCIFDIYEKQLKLYEKLKDSNKNVEKENDNGILQLEYTVFVVTEIFNVCTSHKIIKFKRKVDGHRVWWKPGDHFFVLYKSKSMKCSRAYTPIKLKQQEFNNFDFSIIVKKYSNGLVSNYLFNLVEGDLTYWRGPCDSYEVTPNKYNNIIMVAQGTGIAPFMSIIESILLNEDDLTKIILYFCCQSMETILFREELYAYKSYWNFKYEVYLSQCLLEVDMKYEEPIINRRLNFEDIKQFPQINKNQYLVCGSSAFMEHFRSQFLLQNVPSENIKLF